The Cucurbita pepo subsp. pepo cultivar mu-cu-16 chromosome LG08, ASM280686v2, whole genome shotgun sequence genome contains a region encoding:
- the LOC111799844 gene encoding purine-uracil permease NCS1, which translates to MIRSRFQFPVGMSRDAGVSLHLHHHNFRLPPALSTVRRHPTVSLLHFSPITPKLLLRHRFKSNTNFTAMASAADNPTDNTHVENSGSDDLRPTTPEQRTLAWPEMALLWIGLVVGVPAYYLAGSLVDLGMAWWQGIATVVAANAVTLIALILTGHPGTKYGISFPIFARSSFGIHGAHIPTLLRALIGCGWYGIETWIAGEAIFLLLPESIKNSSFSQVLPWLGTSPLAFTCFLAFWVVQLASVWKGMDGIRKLETISAPILVFLTMGLLIWSCVRAGGFGHMLSLNSKLSSSEFWALFFPSLTANISFWATLALNIPDFTRYAKSQKDQIIGQLGLPVFMGAFTFVGVAVTSSTGVIFGHIISNPIDLLGHIGGFATKVLAIFGIILATVTTNVAANVVAPANALVNLSPSYFTFTRGALLTAVIGIVFQPWRLLSSSESFVYTWLVGYSALLGPIGGVMVADYYFIRRRELIVEDLYSLSPTGAYYYSGGFNLTAVTALVVGVLPVIPGFLEKVKIVSKVPQVFTVIYGNAWFISTFIAGFCYWGLSVLLKRRKVSSCLGPQL; encoded by the coding sequence ATGATCCGTTCTCGATTTCAATTTCCCGTCGGAATGTCCAGAGATGCCGGCGTTAGCCTCCATCTCCACCACCACAATTTCCGCTTACCCCCTGCTCTCTCCACTGTCCGCCGCCACCCCACCGTCTCTCTGCTGCACTTCTCTCCGATAACCCCCAAATTACTTCTCAGACACCGCTTCAAGTCCAACACTAATTTCACTGCTATGGCCTCCGCCGCCGACAACCCGACAGACAACACTCACGTTGAAAATTCTGGCAGCGACGATCTCCGACCTACAACGCCGGAACAGAGGACGCTTGCCTGGCCGGAGATGGCCCTGCTCTGGATCGGCCTCGTCGTCGGCGTTCCAGCGTATTACCTCGCCGGAAGCTTAGTCGATCTGGGAATGGCGTGGTGGCAGGGGATAGCCACCGTAGTCGCCGCCAACGCTGTAACTCTAATAGCCCTGATTCTCACCGGTCATCCCGGTACCAAATACGGCATCTCCTTCCCTATTTTTGCCCGATCGTCGTTCGGAATCCACGGCGCTCACATACCCACGCTTCTCCGAGCTCTAATCGGCTGCGGTTGGTACGGAATCGAAACGTGGATCGCCGGCGAAGCTATATTCCTTCTACTGCCggaaagtattaaaaattcttcattttcacagGTTCTTCCATGGCTGGGAACTTCACCTCTGGCTTTTACTTGCTTTTTAGCCTTCTGGGTCGTTCAATTAGCAAGTGTTTGGAAAGGAATGGATGGAATTCGAAAACTGGAAACAATTTCAGCTCCGATTCTTGTTTTTCTCACAATGGGTCTGTTGATTTGGTCCTGTGTTCGAGCCGGTGGATTTGGGCATATGCTTTCTTTAAACTCCAAATTATCTTCCTCTGAATTTTGGGCTctgttttttccttctcttacTGCTAATATAAGTTTCTGGGCCACTTTGGCTTTGAATATCCCTGATTTTACTCGCTATGCTAAGTCTCAAAAGGATCAAATCATTGGCCAATTGGGGCTTCCGGTGTTCATGGGGGCGTTTACTTTCGTCGGCGTTGCTGTCACTTCCTCCACCGGAGTGATTTTCGGACATATAATTTCGAACCCAATTGATCTTCTTGGCCATATTGGGGGTTTTGCCACTAAGGTTTTGGCCATTTTTGGGATCATTTTGGCCACTGTCACCACCAATGTCGCCGCCAATGTAGTGGCGCCGGCGAATGCGTTGGTTAATCTAAGCCCTTCTTATTTCACTTTCACAAGAGGGGCGCTTCTCACCGCCGTGATTGGCATTGTTTTTCAGCCGTGGAGGCTTCTGAGCTCGAGTGAGAGCTTCGTTTACACTTGGCTTGTTGGGTATTCGGCGCTGTTGGGGCCGATTGGCGGCGTCATGGTGGCGGATTACTATTTCATTCGGAGGAGGGAACTGATTGTTGAGGATTTGTATTCTTTGAGTCCGACAGGGGCTTATTACTACTCCGGTGGGTTTAATTTGACGGCTGTGACGGCGCTGGTGGTCGGAGTTCTGCCGGTGATTCCTGGGTTCTTGGAGAAGGTGAAGATTGTGTCTAAAGTTCCTCAAGTGTTTACAGTGATTTACGGGAATGCTTGGTTTATTAGCACCTTTATAGCCGGATTTTGCTACTGGGGTCTCTCTGTTTTGTTGAAGCGGCGAAAAGTTTCTAGCTGTCTTGGGCCACAgctttga
- the LOC111801083 gene encoding flavanone 3-dioxygenase 2-like: protein MSPAMAAEMENTIVSETQVYQKGVKNLADKGLNKLPLKYVLPNSDRPADCISDNPNVIGAVELPVIDFVQLCGPNRRHVLRSLSKSCEDYGFFQLINHGISSEVISSMREVCSKFFELPYEERAKYMSSDMHATVRYGTSFNQTKDTVFYWRDFLKLTCNPNLHQLLSNWPSSPAAFKDSASTYAEHTRRLFLILVEAILESLGAMEKEEEELLKEFEEGSQLMVVNCYPQCPEPELTLGMPPHSDYGFLTLLLQDQVEGLQIHHQQKWVNVKPMPNCFVVNIGDHLEIFSNGRYKSVLHRVVVNANEPRISVASLHSLPFRSTTKPWPKLVNEENPKRYKDTDFGTFLGYITSREPKRKNFLESRKIIY, encoded by the exons ATGTCTCCGGCAATGGCGGCTGAGATGGAGAATACCATTGTATCAGAAACTCAAGTGTACCAAAAGGGTGTCAAGAATTTGGCTGACAAGGGATTGAATAAGCTCCCTCTCAAATATGTTCTCCCCAATTCCGACCGCCCTGCCGATTGCATATCCGACAACCCTAATGTGATCGGCGCCGTCGAGCTTCCTGTCATCGACTTCGTCCAACTCTGTGGCCCTAACCGCCGACACGTCCTCCGTTCCCTCTCTAAATCCTGTGAAGATTATGGCTTCTTTCAG TTGATAAACCATGGAATTTCAAGCGAAGTGATATCAAGCATGAGAGAAGTTTGCTCAAAATTCTTCGAGCTTCCATATGAGGAAAGAGCCAAATACATGTCATCCGACATGCATGCGACCGTACGTTATGGTACAAGCTTCAACCAAACCAAAGACACTGTTTTCTACTGGAGGGACTTCTTGAAGCTGACTTGCAACCCTAATCTACACCAACTTCTCTCCAATTGGCCGTCTTCTCCGGCCGCCTTCAAAGACTCGGCATCGACCTACGCCGAGCACACCCGACGCCTGTTTCTGATTCTAGTCGAAGCAATTCTCGAAAGCTTGGGAGCtatggagaaagaagaagaggaattaTTGAAGGAATTTGAAGAAGGAAGTCAACTAATGGTTGTTAATTGTTATCCACAATGTCCTGAGCCAGAGCTAACTCTAGGAATGCCACCACACTCTGATTATGGCTTCCTCACACTTCTCCTTCAAGATCAAGTTGAAGGGCTTCAAATTCATCACCAACAAAAATGGGTCAATGTTAAACCGATGCCTAATTGCTTTGTTGTCAACATTGGCGATCATCTCGAG ATCTTTAGTAATGGAAGGTACAAGAGCGTTCTACATAGAGTCGTGGTGAATGCAAACGAGCCGAGAATTTCAGTGGCTTCGTTACATAGCCTTCCTTTTCGGTCAACGACGAAGCCGTGGCCAAAGCTTGTGAATGAAGAGAATCCAAAGCGTTACAAAGACACTGATTTTGGCACCTTCCTTGGATACATTACATCTCGTGAGCCTAAGAGGAAGAACTTCTTAGAGTCtaggaaaattatttattga